In the Cellvibrio sp. KY-GH-1 genome, ATATGCGCCGGGTTGTTGGATTCCAGGCCGTAGGTTTTGTAAGGCTCGTTGGTCAGGTTTTGCACCTGGAATGACACCTTGTAGTGGTCGTTGAATTCATAGGACAAACTCAAATCCCAATAACCTTCGGCATCGTTCATACCCTCTTCGCCCATTACCAGGTTGATGTCGCGCTGGAATGCGCTGCGGTAGCTGTACGAGGTGCGCGCTTCAAACCCGTTCAGGTAATACCAGAGGGTGAAGTTGGCAACATCTTCCGACAACCCGGTCAGCTGGGCTTTGTAGTCGCTGTACAGGGGTACAAATTGTTCAACGTTGGATTCGTTGTGCGAGTAGTTGGTGTAAACACCCAAACCGTTAAACGGCGCGGGCAAGAAATCAAACGATTGTTGCCACAGCAATTCGTAACCGCGGATATAACCGCCGCTGCCGTTGATGGGGCGCGATACTTTGTATTCTTTGCCATTGCTCACCACCGTGTCGGCATCGGCCGCGCGGGCGATAAAGCTTTCCAGGTCTTTGTAGAACAGGTTGACGGCTACCTGTGAACCCTCCGCGTAGTACCACTCGTAGGCCAGGTCAGCTTGATCGGCGCGGAATGGGTCCAGAGTTGGGTTGCCAGAGGTGGATTCGCCCGGGTTGGAGCCCCACAGATCCTGGTTCAGGTTGAGACTAGGGCTCATCATGTTGACCGGCGCGCGCGCCATGGTTTTGCCGGCGGCGAAGCGAAGCAAATGTTCGTCGGTAATCCCCAGGGTCCAGTTGGTGCTTGGCAATACATCGTTGTAATCGTGATCGACAGAAATAGCCTCCACGACTTGCTGTGGCTGCCAGTTGCCGGGCGTGACTTCTACCCAAACATCCTCACCTTGCTGATAGCCGCTGGAGGTAGTCTCGGTATCTACGTTGCGCATGCCGATATTACCGGTCAGTGACATACCGGCGATTTCAGTCGCCATGTCCACTTGGATGTACTGGGCGAAGATGTCTTCACTTACGTCCCAACTGGCGATCAGGTCGTCGGCATCGCCCGGGCTTGGGTTTTTCAGGCTGCCGAAGTAGTGGCTGATGAGCGCGCTGCGATCCAGGCTCAGGTAGTCAGGCAAGTCGCTCCAGTAGCTTGAGCTCTTGGCGTTGATAACGGCATTGCCCGGAATAGTGCTGCCTGCATTCTGGGTAACGCTTTGGGTCCAGATTTGACTGTGCTCAAACTTATCGCGGCTGGAGCTGGCCAGACCGACTTTTACCGCCTGCAGAATGCCCACTTCGAGATCGCGCTGTACATCCAGTTTGAACGAGGTCAGCTTATCGCCGCCTTCCGCTTCTGGTTGCACCTGGATGTCGCCAATACTGTTGCTGGCCAAATCGGTCAGGTCGGCATCCAGCAGTTTGAAGGTCATGCGGCCATCGTCGTTTGCTCCGAAGCTAGCGCGACCGGGGTTGTTGATGGTGCTGCGAATCGACGCCCAGCGCTTGTCGCGACTGGTTTCAGACACGCCCACGTCAGCGGCGACGGTCCAGAGGTCTTGCGTCCACTTTACATTCAGGCCGTGGCTGGTGAGCTCATCGTCTTGTACATATTCTTCGTTCAGGTTGCGCAGGCTGCTCAGGCCTACGGTACCGGCGAGCAGATCAACCGCGTTAGCGCCCAAGTCAGTGTTGGTGTAAGCCGTGGGCGTGGTTTCGAGCAGATCCCATTGGTTGGCGTAGGCGTTGCTGATTTGGAAGTCAAAGCCACGCTGTTGTTCGGCAATATCAAACGCAGACCAGAAACCGTCATAGGCAATTTCCAGGTTTTCGGTAGGCTTCCACTGGATGGCACCCATCACACCTTTACGCTCGTCTTCACCGCCGCGTACCAGGGCTGAACCACCCCAGGGGGCAATAACATTGGCGCCGAGTTTGTCGTTCCACTGGGTGTTGTGCCAGGTATCGCCGTAATTCCACAGCTCCGCGCGCTGGGTGGCGATAGGCTCGGAACGGCCTGAGTAGCCAATGGCTACGCCCAGGGTGTCATCGAGGAATTGGTCGATGTAGGAAATGCTGAAACGCTTGCCGATACCGTCGCTCGCCGCGTCATCAATGTCTTTGCCCAAATCGAAAGAGCTGGCGCGCACGTCCACCACAACCTTGGTTTCGTTGTAATCCAACGGCTTGATGGTGTTCAGGTTAACGCTGCCGGATACGCCGCCTTCAGCGATAGACGCTTGCGGGGTTTTGTAGACTTGCGCGGCATTGATCAGTTCAGAGGGGAACTGGTCGTAACGGATATTACGGGTCTCTTCCAGAATCGCCACTTCGCGGCCATTCAGGGTGGTAAAGCCGAGCATTCCGCCCATGCCGCGGATTGAGATCTGGCTGCCGTTCCCGCGATCGCGATCTTGCGCGAGGCCGGGCAGGCGCTTTAATGAATCGCTGATGGAAACATCGGGCAATTGGCCAATGTCTTCCGCAGAAATGGCTTCAACAACGGTGGCGGAGTTGCGCTTGATATCCATCGCCGATTGCAA is a window encoding:
- a CDS encoding TonB-dependent receptor, encoding MKHSSINLRHTPLFLALSLISGMAIAQTQQSEDGLVEEVVVTGKFAKSLQSAMDIKRNSATVVEAISAEDIGQLPDVSISDSLKRLPGLAQDRDRGNGSQISIRGMGGMLGFTTLNGREVAILEETRNIRYDQFPSELINAAQVYKTPQASIAEGGVSGSVNLNTIKPLDYNETKVVVDVRASSFDLGKDIDDAASDGIGKRFSISYIDQFLDDTLGVAIGYSGRSEPIATQRAELWNYGDTWHNTQWNDKLGANVIAPWGGSALVRGGEDERKGVMGAIQWKPTENLEIAYDGFWSAFDIAEQQRGFDFQISNAYANQWDLLETTPTAYTNTDLGANAVDLLAGTVGLSSLRNLNEEYVQDDELTSHGLNVKWTQDLWTVAADVGVSETSRDKRWASIRSTINNPGRASFGANDDGRMTFKLLDADLTDLASNSIGDIQVQPEAEGGDKLTSFKLDVQRDLEVGILQAVKVGLASSSRDKFEHSQIWTQSVTQNAGSTIPGNAVINAKSSSYWSDLPDYLSLDRSALISHYFGSLKNPSPGDADDLIASWDVSEDIFAQYIQVDMATEIAGMSLTGNIGMRNVDTETTSSGYQQGEDVWVEVTPGNWQPQQVVEAISVDHDYNDVLPSTNWTLGITDEHLLRFAAGKTMARAPVNMMSPSLNLNQDLWGSNPGESTSGNPTLDPFRADQADLAYEWYYAEGSQVAVNLFYKDLESFIARAADADTVVSNGKEYKVSRPINGSGGYIRGYELLWQQSFDFLPAPFNGLGVYTNYSHNESNVEQFVPLYSDYKAQLTGLSEDVANFTLWYYLNGFEARTSYSYRSAFQRDINLVMGEEGMNDAEGYWDLSLSYEFNDHYKVSFQVQNLTNEPYKTYGLESNNPAHINKYEEFGTRYSIGLNWKL